The Balneola vulgaris DSM 17893 region CTTTTAGTTGTTTTTCTCTTTCTATTGCTCTACCAATATCATGAGTAGATTCATAGTAAACCAATTGGAAAAGATTATACCGTTTTGAATAACCCTCGATTAATTTGTTTTTATGTTCATAGACACGACGCTCTAAATCGTTAGTGACACCGATGTAAAGCATTTTTGAATAATTGCTTAGTATATATACATAATAAATGTTCGCCATAGTTTTATGAC contains the following coding sequences:
- a CDS encoding GIY-YIG nuclease family protein, producing the protein MSHKTMANIYYVYILSNYSKMLYIGVTNDLERRVYEHKNKLIEGYSKRYNLFQLVYYESTHDIGRAIEREKQLKGWTRAKKVNLIYKSNPYWNDLAAEWY